The stretch of DNA CGAACTGATCAACAACGGCCTCATCGTCGAGACCCTGCGATACCGCGACGGTGCCGCGATGATATTCGGCGCAGTCGTCGGCCGTGACGTCCTCAAAGGCGTCATGGAAGCGGCCGGCGAAACCGTCGGCGTCCAGCTCGAGCGAATCTACCCCCTCGAGTCGGAGGCCAGGGAGGTCCCCAGCCAGCGGTGGGATCTCACGCCCGCCCAGGAGGAGTGTATCCGGACGGCCCTCGAGATGGGGTACTTCGAGATTCCGCGTGCAGTCTCGACCGAGGAGGTCGCCGCCGAACTCGGAATCAGCAAGTCCGCGTTCCTCGAGCGGCTGCGTCGGGGCGAACAGGCGCTCGTGCAACAGATCTTCAGTTGATCCAGTAGATTCTTGGCCACCGCTGTTGGCGTGATACTGTATGACAGATATCGGTTCCGTCAGGGAGCACATCGAGAGCGACGCCTACTGTGAAACGCTCGGGATCGAACTCGAGGCCCTCGAACCCGGGACCGCGACCACTCGCCTCGAGATCACCGACGATCTGACGAACTTCCACGGGACGCCCCATGGCGGTGCGATCTACTCCCTTGCCGACGCTGCGTTCGCCGCCGCCTCGAACTCCCGCGGCGAGACGGCGGTCGCGCTCGAGACGAACATTTCCTATCTCGAGGCCGTCGAGGTCGGCACGGTACTGACCGCGACTGCCACGGAGAGCCACGACGCGGGCCGAACGGCCGAGTACGAGGTGGTCGTGACCGACGACGCCGACGATCGAATCGCGACGTTCCGGGGACGGGTGTACAGGCCCTGACGGTGCGAACGAGGCCGGACCCTCGTTTCAGGCGGTGATGCCGAGATACCTGTCGAGGACCTCCTCGTTGGCTTCCAGTTCCGTCGAACTCCCCTCGTAGACGATCTCACCCTGGTTGATGACGTAGTTGCGATCCGCGAGTTCGAGACAGACGTGGACGTTCTGTTCGACCAGCAGGACGGTGATCCCGCGCTCGTTGAGGTCGGCGACGATGTCCATCACGTCCTGGACGATGTAGGGAGCAAGTCCCTCCGTCGGTTCGTCCAGCAAGACGAGGTCGGCACCGCCGACCAGCGCGCGAGCGATCGCGAGCATCTGCTGTTCGCCACCCGACAGCGACGACCCCGCGTTGCCGGCGCGGGCTTTCAGGTTCTCGAAGGTATCGAGTGCCTCGCCGACCGACAGCGAGTCGGCGTCGGTCGCGCCGCCGTACTCGGCGATTTCTAAGTTCTCCTTGACGGAGAGTTCCGGGAAGATCCGACGCTCTTCGGGGACGAACGCGAGGCCGCGTTCGGCCGTCTTCGTCGCGTCGAGCCTCGAGACGTCGTCGCCGCGGTACGTGATCCGACCGGTCGTCGGCTCGAGGATGCCCATGATCGTCCGCAGCGTGGTCGTCTTCCCCGCGCCGTTGCGTCCGACCAGCGAGACGATCTCGCCGTCGTCGATCGAAAGCGACAGGTCCGAAAGCACCTGCGTCTC from Natronobacterium texcoconense encodes:
- a CDS encoding ABC transporter ATP-binding protein is translated as MSAEPLLAVEDVDAGYGETQVLSDLSLSIDDGEIVSLVGRNGAGKTTTLRTIMGILEPTTGRITYRGDDVSRLDATKTAERGLAFVPEERRIFPELSVKENLEIAEYGGATDADSLSVGEALDTFENLKARAGNAGSSLSGGEQQMLAIARALVGGADLVLLDEPTEGLAPYIVQDVMDIVADLNERGITVLLVEQNVHVCLELADRNYVINQGEIVYEGSSTELEANEEVLDRYLGITA
- a CDS encoding helix-turn-helix domain-containing protein, producing the protein MIDECLVVEFRVRNDGCPLAEATAAVDVEVDAQPPQHRSDGYDLLQFSSPSSDRLTTQLDADERISYLHVATTDGRNRYRCLSKHPCIVHELINNGLIVETLRYRDGAAMIFGAVVGRDVLKGVMEAAGETVGVQLERIYPLESEAREVPSQRWDLTPAQEECIRTALEMGYFEIPRAVSTEEVAAELGISKSAFLERLRRGEQALVQQIFS
- the paaI gene encoding hydroxyphenylacetyl-CoA thioesterase PaaI, with product MTDIGSVREHIESDAYCETLGIELEALEPGTATTRLEITDDLTNFHGTPHGGAIYSLADAAFAAASNSRGETAVALETNISYLEAVEVGTVLTATATESHDAGRTAEYEVVVTDDADDRIATFRGRVYRP